A single genomic interval of Dysidea avara chromosome 8, odDysAvar1.4, whole genome shotgun sequence harbors:
- the LOC136264868 gene encoding uncharacterized protein translates to MAHGSLKDFDPSKESIEDFRERFDFYCLANNIRGENADAARRKKAMFITLLGQATFAKLKVLASPTSVSELTLDAIMEHLVAHYRPKTIEIAERYKFFKLQKKEEIAVDFIADLRRLAKTCNFGNYLETAIRDQFVCGLRDRKCQKELLCKEGLTADIALQSARAAEVVAQEVKTMQEPPDELTNPEINQVGSSDKFHCYRCGGRGHLASACKYKTAKCHLCLKVGHLAKVCRNPRQRAQSSRKGDTAKTPKLKSKHSGMNLVEVDGMADFSDSDSSSDMHNIFQIGNQSREIFSHGHH, encoded by the coding sequence ATGGCTCACGGCAGTTTGAAAGACTTTGACCCGTCCAAGGAGTCTATAGAAGATTTTAGAGAGCGATTCGATTTCTACTGCCTAGCTAACAACATTCGCGGGGAAAATGCTGATGCTGCTCGCCGCAAGAAGGCAATGTTTATAACGCTATTGGGACAAGCAACGTTCGCAAAGTTGAAAGTTTTGGCTAGCCCAACGTCTGTTTCAGAACTGACACTGGACGCCATTATGGAACATTTAGTCGCCCACTACCGGCCAAAAACCATAGAAATTGCCGAACGATATAAGTTCTTCAAGCTTCAGAAGAAAGAGGAGATAGCGGTGGATTTTATTGCCGATTTACGAAGACTTGCTAAGACTTGTAATTTTGGGAATTATTTAGAAACAGCAATTAGAGACCAGTTTGTTTGTGGTCTTCGTGATAGAAAGTGCCAGAAGGAGTTATTGTGTAAGGAGGGTCTCACTGCGGACATAGCACTCCAGAGTGCAAGAGCTGCTGAAGTAGTTGCTCAGGAAGTGAAAACCATGCAGGAGCCTCCTGATGAGCTGACTAACCCTGAGATCAACCAGGTGGGTAGTAGTGATAAGTTCCATTGTTATCGTTGCGGTGGTAGAGGACACCTAGCTTCAGCATGTAAATACAAGACTGCTAAGTGCCACTTGTGCCTCAAAGTTGGCCATTTAGCTAAGGTTTGTCGTAACCCACGTCAGAGAGCCCAGAGTAGTAGGAAGGGGGATACAGCAAAGACCCCCAAACTTAAGAGCAAGCACAGTGGCATGAATCTAGTAGAGGTAGATGGCATGGCTGACTTTAGTGATAGTGATAGTTCTAGTGACATGCACAACATTTTCCAAATAGGAAATCAGTCACGAGAAATTTTTAGTCACGGTCACCATTAA